The Miscanthus floridulus cultivar M001 chromosome 17, ASM1932011v1, whole genome shotgun sequence genome has a window encoding:
- the LOC136517641 gene encoding GATA transcription factor 12-like: MEVSAECAGGGRVRKEADLFLVDDLLDLPCDDEEEAQEAVVVGDGDGDGSKQQQAAVLGRACGAGGEEGAAGNASNDSSAVTTALDSCSNSLSVSGLADGDFSGGLCEPYDQLAELEWLSNYMGEDNFPTEDLKKLQLITGIPPAGTGTATAPAPAPAVAAAAQQAQPAGGVLPPEAPVPGKARSKRSRIVPCSWASRLLVLPPPPASPPSPASAAISPSESGTAAPAFPAKKPSKSAKKKEAPTTPVPNNAAAAAAAAAASVAAAGEGRRCLHCETDKTPQWRTGPLGPKTLCNACGVRYKSGRLVPEYRPAASPTFVVSKHSNSHRKVLELRRQKEAHLHPHPHHQYQPQPPQGALAHVGGAGGGGALMHAPPPLMFDGPAGPLIGDDFLIHNHLIGPDFRQLI, from the exons ATGGAGGTTTCGGCCGAGTGCGCGGGCGGCGGGAGGGTCAGGAAGGAGGCGGACCTCTTCCTCGTCGACGACCTCCTCGACCTGCCgtgcgacgacgaggaggaggcgcaggaggcggtggtggtaggcgatggggatggggacgggagTAAGCAGCAGCAGGCTGCGGTGTTGGGCCGGGCTTGTGGCGCCGGCGGGGAGGAGGGTGCCGCCGGTAACGCGTCGAACGACTCGTCGGCGGTGACGACTGCGCTGGACAGCTGCAGCAATTCCCTCTCCGTTTCCGGACTCGCCGACGGGGACTTCTCCGGCGGGTTGTGCGAGCCG TACGACCAACTGGCGGAGCTGGAATGGCTGTCCAACTACATGGGCGAGGACAACTTCCCCACGGAGGACCTCAAGAAGCTGCAGCTCATCACCGGCATTCCGCCGGCTGGCACCGGCACCGCCACGGCGCCCGCTCCTGCTCCtgcggtcgccgccgccgcacagCAGGCACAGCCAGCCGGCGGCGTGTTGCCACCGGAGGCGCCCGTGCCAGGCAAGGCGCGCAGCAAGCGGTCGCGCATCGTGCCATGCAGCTGGGCCTCCCGCCTGCTCGTGCTCCCGCCACCTCCGGCGTCGCCGCCGTCCCCGGCGTCCGCGGCCATCTCGCCGTCCGAGTCCGGCACCGCGGCGCCGGCTTTCCCGGCCAAGAAGCCGTCGAAGTCTGCGAAGAAGAAGGAGGCGCCGACGACGCCGGTGCCAAACAACGCCgccgcggctgcggctgcggctgctgcgTCGGTGGCGGCCGCGGGGGAGGGGAGGCGGTGCCTGCACTGCGAGACCGACAAGACGCCTCAGTGGAGGACGGGGCCGTTGGGCCCCAAGACGCTGTGCAACGCGTGCGGCGTGCGGTACAAGTCGGGCCGCCTCGTGCCGGAGTACCGCCCGGCGGCGAGCCCGACCTTCGTGGTGTCGAAGCACTCCAACTCCCACCGGAAGGTGCTGGAGCTGCGCCGCCAGAAGGAGGCGCACCTgcacccgcacccgcaccacCAGTACCAGCCGCAGCCGCCGCAGGGGGCGCTCGCCCACGTCGGCGGCGCCGGTGGCGGCGGGGCCTTGATGCACGCGCCGCCCCCGCTGATGTTCGACGGGCCGGCGGGGCCGCTCATCGGCGACGACTTCTTGATCCACAACCACCTCATAGGGCCGGACTTCCGTCAGCTCATCTAG